A single genomic interval of Gallus gallus isolate bGalGal1 chromosome 10, bGalGal1.mat.broiler.GRCg7b, whole genome shotgun sequence harbors:
- the GATM gene encoding glycine amidinotransferase, mitochondrial translates to MLRVRCLRGGSRGAEAAHFIGSRLGRAFTGWVQRSLQSTQAAAASQNRCAAEDKAQSPAPKECPVCSYNEWDPLEEVIVGRAENACVPPFSVEVKANTYEKYWGFYQKFGGESFPKDHVKKAIAEIEEMCNILKKEGVIVKRPDPIDWSVKYRTPDFESTGMYAAMPRDILLVVGNEIIEAPMAWRARFFEYRAYRRIIKDYFNNGAKWTTAPKPTMADELYDQDYPIRSVEDRHKLAAQGKFVTTEFEPCFDAADFIRAGRDIFVQRSQVTNYMGIEWMRRHLAPDYRVHVISFKDPNPMHIDATFNIIGPGLVLSNPDRPCHQIELFKKAGWTVIHPPVPLIPDDHPLWMSSKWLSMNVLMLDEKRVMVDANETSIQKMFENLGISTIKVNIRHANSLGGGFHCWTCDIRRRGTLQSYFD, encoded by the exons ATGTTGCGCGTGCGGTGTTTGCGCGGGGGGAGCCGGGGAGCCGAAGCGGCGCATTTCATCGGCTCGCGG cTCGGAAGGGCCTTCACGGGATGGGTGCAGCGATCTCTGCAGAGCACCCAGGCGGCTGCGGCGTCCCAGAAccgctgtgctgctgaggacaAGGCCCAAAGCCCCGCGCCCAAGGAGTGCCCCGTCTGCTCCTACAACGAGTGGGACCCCCTGGAAGAGGTCATTGTGGGAAGAGCTGAAAATGCCTGTGTTCCTCCTTTTTCTGTGGAGGTTAAg GCCAATACATATGAAAAGTATTGGGGATTCTATCAGAAATTTGGAGGTGAAAGCTTCCCCAAAGACCACGTGAAAAAAGCTATTGCTGAAATTGAAGAGATGtgcaatattttgaaaaaagaagGTGTAATCGTCAAGAGGCCTGATCCAATTGACTGGTCTGTGAAGTATAGAACTCCTGATTTTGAATCTACAG GTATGTATGCTGCCATGCCAAGAGACATCCTGCTGGTGGTAGGAAATGAAATCATTGAAGCGCCTATGGCTTGGCGTGCTCGTTTCTTTGAGTACAGAGCATACAGACGAATAATTAAAGATTACTTCAACAATGGTGCTAAGTGGACAACTGCCCCCAAACCCACAATGGCAGATGAGCTCTATGATCAG GATTATCCTATCCGCTCTGTTGAAGACAGACATAAACTGGCTGCTCAGGGAAAATTTGTAACTACTGAATTTGAGCCATGTTTTGATGCTGCTGATTTCATTAGAGCTGGAAGAGATATCTTTGTGCAAAGGAGTCAG GTTACAAATTACATGGGCATTGAATGGATGAGGAGACATCTTGCACCTGACTACCGAGTGCATGTAATATCCTTTAAGGATCCAAACCCTATGCACATTGATGCCACATTTAATATCATTGGACCTGGTCTTGTGTTGTCCAACCCAGACCGTCCCTGCCATCAG ATTGAGCTCTTCAAGAAAGCAGGCTGGACAGTGATTCACCCACCAGTGCCACTCATTCCTGATG ATCACCCACTGTGGATGTCTTCTAAATGGCTTTCCATGAATGTCCTAATGCTGGATGAGAAGCGTGTGATGGTTGATGCCAATGAGACTTCAATTCAGAAGATGTTTGAAAATTTGG GCATTTCTACAATTAAAGTGAATATTCGCCATGCCAATTCACTGGGAGGTGGTTTCCATTGCTGGACATGTGATATCCGCCGCCGTGGTACCCTGCAATCTTATTTTGACTAG